A stretch of DNA from Gemmatimonadota bacterium:
CCCAACGGAGGGTACTTTCGGGCCGGCCGTCTCCCTCAGCGCTTGGCTGGATGCCCCGAGCCGGGCTGGCGCTCAGAATGATGATGACCTCTGCCCCATCGAGCGCGGCAATGGTCGGAACCAGCGAATGCCAGGCGTCCTCGCAGACCAGCACAGCGGCCCGACACGCCCCGAGGTCGAAGGCCTGGACCGAGCGCCCCGGCTCGACAAACCGCTCCTCGTCGAAGACCCCGTAAGTCGGAAGAAAGATCTTCCGGTGAACATGCTTGACCCCGGCCTCGGGGCCGCCGAGCCGGACGACCAGGGCGGAATTGTAGAGCCGAGTGTTCCAGATCTCGTAGAAACCGCAGACCAGATCGAGCGGCGGCAGGCCGGCGGCCAAGTGCTCCGCGGACAGGTCCGCGAAGAGCTGCTCGGCGCTGACGGCCAGCTCCTTGACGCCGCCCTCGACGAAGTAGCCCGTCAAGGCCGTCTCCGGGAGGACCACCAGATCGGGCACCTCGGCTCCCGTGGCCAACTCCGCCAAGAGTTGGCCCACCTGGGCCAAGTTGGCGCGGTAGGCGGCCTTCCGGGGCCGAAATTGGGCGAGAGCAATCCGAAGCATGGCCGGTAAGGTAAGGTGGGCGCTAATCTTCAGGAATGACGAATCCACTCGACGCGCTCGCGGGCGTCGCCAACGCGGCGGCCCCCCTCCCCAACCTGGTGACCGGCGGCCAGCCATCGGAAGGACACCTCGAGGCGCTCAAGGCGGCCGGGGTGACTGTCATCCTCGACATCCGGGATCCCATGGAGCCCCGCCCGTACGACGAGCCGGCGGCCACCCGGCGGTTGGGGTTGGAGTACATCAACATCCCGGTCACCGCCGATACCCTGGATGACCCCACGCTGGAACGAATCCTCGAGGTGGTGCGCTCCAACGCGGGCCGGCCGCTCCTGTTTCATTGCGCCAGCGGGAATCGGGTCGGCGGGGCGCTGGTGCCGCATTTCATCCTCGACCATGGGATGACCGAGGACGACGCGATTCAGGCCGCCATGCGGATTGGCCTTCGCGGCGCCGAGATCCTCGAATGGGGCCTCGACTACGCCCGCCGGCACACCCCTTGAAACGTAAAGCGCCCCGGTAACCCACCGGGGCGCTTCACTCCTTGAACTCGTCGCCGATTAGGCGGGCGGACGCTCGCGGGGGCGTCGGGGCGCGTCGTTGTTCCGCGGTTGAGCCGGCGGCGGCGCGCTTTGCCTCGGGGGATCCACGCGCGGGGGTGGATTGTTCCGAGGACCGTCGTTGTTCCGGGGCCGGTCCTCGTTCCGGGGCCGCTCCCGAACTTCCGGTCGGCTCTCGCGCGGCTCCACTCGTCGGCCGTTGTCGTTCCCCCCATCGCTGGCCCGCCGAGCGGGCCGGTCGCCGAAATCCACCGGGCCCCGAGGAGTGCCCCGATCCCGTTCGACAATCGGTCCTCGATCTTCAACCGCGGGCGAACGGCGACCGCGGGGCCGGCCGATATCAATGTTGGGCGCCACCCGGTCGCCGGACGGCCGGCCACCGAAGCCCCGATCGCCATCGGCCGGGCGACCACCGGGAGTCCGGGGTCGGTAGTCGATGACCGGACGGCGCCCACCGCCACCGATCGAGCCACCGCCCAACGATCCCGATCGGCCGGGAGCGGCGTTGCCGGTATTATCAGTGCCGCGCCGAACGATGGTGTAGCCCCGCGGACGGCCGGCCAGCACCGGATAGCGAGCCACGGACCCGCCATAGTAGCGGGGGTTCCGGTACCAATTGCGGCCCCAACTACCATATCCGCCGCCGTATCCGTTGTACCCGTAGTAACCGGAACCATAGCCGCCGTACCACCCGCCCACCGGGTAGGAGCGGCACCCGAACAGGCTCGGGCGATTCCAAGGATCGCAATAGTAGTCGTCGATGTAGCCGTAGGGCCGGGGATGCCACCAGTTGTTCGCCACCGTTACCGATCGGTAGCCGTACACCCGGTAGTCCAGCACATCGTAGTCAAAGCCCCGGTTGGTGGAAATCCGTTGGAGCAGTTCGGTGATGTCGGATTCCGGATCGCTGGAGTTGTCGCCGATCGAGATCCGATCGTAGTCCCAGTTGCCCCCAACCTCGATATCATCGAACCGGAACGG
This window harbors:
- a CDS encoding DUF4384 domain-containing protein codes for the protein MAMLVGRVDRDGTKLDMLGSCHCVQAPRVVARRFLMMPVLWLASALFTGGDSIPVASASIDAAAPPIRIWINNSRQFREGERAQVQVESRDDGYLLVFNYDTEGRLRVLFPVDPREDNLVRGGRRYEVRGRGDRESFVVGRDGDGLIYASVSADPFRFDDIEVGGNWDYDRISIGDNSSDPESDITELLQRISTNRGFDYDVLDYRVYGYRSVTVANNWWHPRPYGYIDDYYCDPWNRPSLFGCRSYPVGGWYGGYGSGYYGYNGYGGGYGSWGRNWYRNPRYYGGSVARYPVLAGRPRGYTIVRRGTDNTGNAAPGRSGSLGGGSIGGGGRRPVIDYRPRTPGGRPADGDRGFGGRPSGDRVAPNIDIGRPRGRRSPAVEDRGPIVERDRGTPRGPVDFGDRPARRASDGGNDNGRRVEPRESRPEVRERPRNEDRPRNNDGPRNNPPPRVDPPRQSAPPPAQPRNNDAPRRPRERPPA